In Juglans regia cultivar Chandler chromosome 13, Walnut 2.0, whole genome shotgun sequence, the following proteins share a genomic window:
- the LOC108983343 gene encoding WAT1-related protein At3g28050-like isoform X1 has product MAPLMLCHCLNLLLSLLGTAFGRRRMWREGVTVIMVIAECLDVGLNTVNKAAVTRGMSEFVFVTYSNSLAFFFLLPTSIIFYRKRSLPPLTWSILGGMFVVSMISYSVQILKALGIGYSSPTMASVASDLIPAFTFFLAIISGFEKLDLRVKSSRAKCIGTIALIAGALTVTLYKGLPITVASLPKRVEVGRHFSTMQSNWLLGGFLLASGSFLLALGFNIQTRIIREYPAELIVALIRCIFVAIVSAIISLIAEKDPNAWKLSLNMELIAIGYSALFSFTIRASVYLWACREKGPVYVAMFKPLGIFIAVVMGVTILGDTLYLGSVIGAAIIVPGFYAVIWGQAHQEIQPVDEDHPNCSLESSFPRVPLLQNKSTEI; this is encoded by the exons ATGGCCCCTCTGATGTTATGTCATTGTCTTAATTTGCTTTTGTCCTTGTTAGG AACCGCGTTCGGAAGACGCAGAATGTGGAGGGAAGGCGTGACTGTAATCATGGTGATAGCGGAGTGCTTGGACGTGGGCTTGAACACTGTTAACAAAGCTGCTGTGACGAGAGGGATGAGTGAATTCGTCTTTGTTACGTACTCCAATTCCCTCgcctttttcttccttctcccaACTTCCATCATATTTTACAG AAAAAGGTCTCTTCCTCCACTCACATGGAGCATACTTGGTGGAATGTTTGTTGTTTCCATGATTAG TTATAGTGTACAGATACTTAAAGCTTTGGGGATAGGTTACAGCTCTCCTACTATGGCCTCAGTAGCGTCTGATCTAATACCAGCCTTTACTTTTTTCCTGGCCATCATCTCCGG GTTTGAGAAACTGGACTTGAGAGTTAAAAGCAGCCGCGCCAAGTGCATTGGCACCATTGCTTTAATCGCAGGGGCTTTGACCGTCACTCTATACAAAGGCCTACCAATTACGGTTGCCTCATTACCCAAGAGAGTGGAGGTCGGGCGACATTTTTCAACGATGCAATCAAACTGGCTCCTTGGGGGCTTTCTCCTGGCGTCTGGAAGCTTTTTACTTGCACTTGGGTTCAATATACAG ACAAGGATTATTAGGGAGTACCCTGCAGAGCTGATTGTGGCACTCATTCGCTGTATCTTTGTGGCCATCGTATCAGCCATCATCTCATTAATTGCAGAGAAAGACCCAAATGCTTGGAAATTGAGCCTCAATATGGAGTTGATCGCTATAGGATACTCG GCACTGTTTTCATTTACAATCCGAGCAAGTGTTTATCTATGGGCATGTCGTGAGAAAGGGCCTGTGTATGTAGCCATGTTTAAGCCCCTTGGTATATTCATTGCGGTTGTCATGGGGGTTACTATTCTTGGGGATACTCTTTATCTTGGAAG TGTGATTGGAGCGGCAATAATAGTTCCTGGGTTTTATGCTGTGATATGGGGGCAAGCTCATCAAGAGATTCAACCGGTTGATGAAGATCATCCAAATTGTAGCCTTGAGTCATCCTTTCCTAGAGTTCCTCTTTTGCAGAATAAAAGCACTGAAATAtag
- the LOC108983343 gene encoding WAT1-related protein At3g28050-like isoform X2 has product MWREGVTVIMVIAECLDVGLNTVNKAAVTRGMSEFVFVTYSNSLAFFFLLPTSIIFYRKRSLPPLTWSILGGMFVVSMISYSVQILKALGIGYSSPTMASVASDLIPAFTFFLAIISGFEKLDLRVKSSRAKCIGTIALIAGALTVTLYKGLPITVASLPKRVEVGRHFSTMQSNWLLGGFLLASGSFLLALGFNIQTRIIREYPAELIVALIRCIFVAIVSAIISLIAEKDPNAWKLSLNMELIAIGYSALFSFTIRASVYLWACREKGPVYVAMFKPLGIFIAVVMGVTILGDTLYLGSVIGAAIIVPGFYAVIWGQAHQEIQPVDEDHPNCSLESSFPRVPLLQNKSTEI; this is encoded by the exons ATGTGGAGGGAAGGCGTGACTGTAATCATGGTGATAGCGGAGTGCTTGGACGTGGGCTTGAACACTGTTAACAAAGCTGCTGTGACGAGAGGGATGAGTGAATTCGTCTTTGTTACGTACTCCAATTCCCTCgcctttttcttccttctcccaACTTCCATCATATTTTACAG AAAAAGGTCTCTTCCTCCACTCACATGGAGCATACTTGGTGGAATGTTTGTTGTTTCCATGATTAG TTATAGTGTACAGATACTTAAAGCTTTGGGGATAGGTTACAGCTCTCCTACTATGGCCTCAGTAGCGTCTGATCTAATACCAGCCTTTACTTTTTTCCTGGCCATCATCTCCGG GTTTGAGAAACTGGACTTGAGAGTTAAAAGCAGCCGCGCCAAGTGCATTGGCACCATTGCTTTAATCGCAGGGGCTTTGACCGTCACTCTATACAAAGGCCTACCAATTACGGTTGCCTCATTACCCAAGAGAGTGGAGGTCGGGCGACATTTTTCAACGATGCAATCAAACTGGCTCCTTGGGGGCTTTCTCCTGGCGTCTGGAAGCTTTTTACTTGCACTTGGGTTCAATATACAG ACAAGGATTATTAGGGAGTACCCTGCAGAGCTGATTGTGGCACTCATTCGCTGTATCTTTGTGGCCATCGTATCAGCCATCATCTCATTAATTGCAGAGAAAGACCCAAATGCTTGGAAATTGAGCCTCAATATGGAGTTGATCGCTATAGGATACTCG GCACTGTTTTCATTTACAATCCGAGCAAGTGTTTATCTATGGGCATGTCGTGAGAAAGGGCCTGTGTATGTAGCCATGTTTAAGCCCCTTGGTATATTCATTGCGGTTGTCATGGGGGTTACTATTCTTGGGGATACTCTTTATCTTGGAAG TGTGATTGGAGCGGCAATAATAGTTCCTGGGTTTTATGCTGTGATATGGGGGCAAGCTCATCAAGAGATTCAACCGGTTGATGAAGATCATCCAAATTGTAGCCTTGAGTCATCCTTTCCTAGAGTTCCTCTTTTGCAGAATAAAAGCACTGAAATAtag